A stretch of Colletotrichum lupini chromosome 2, complete sequence DNA encodes these proteins:
- a CDS encoding homeobox domain-containing protein, which produces MSMLAMAAPSPHSAFKNYPWDGGRSSSDYSSRPRTEPERIALPSIRQAIPELHLRLQPQEASTTRTTSSNTSPTVGYAGVMTPPEYVHSPNSNKRRRLSIDEEQESERVSRVPRLYESPARIPQRQISPPVPSRAATESWTGSARTSPYMSSSGMPSMRSPAMEVNERLESRPTLPSLPPMNFERESIPMQRVRGHSQDEFQPIRPSMTMSSGPMMEATPSYRPSGYAYGYHHPSRVQSLSLGSIHPFDRTPFSAAGYGHYPEFMRIGELGAMGMHGDSKQRKRRGNLPKETTDKLRAWFVAHLHHPYPTEDEKQELMRQTGLQMNQISNWFINARRRQLPTMISNARAESDAMSSRSGESKILPSTERSEYDDGKRNSVPLSDGEAFDEDMDLKQRRSAHIKRGSI; this is translated from the exons ATGTCTATGCTCGCCATGGCTGCTCCGTCCCCCCATTCAGCATTCAAGAACTACCCCTGGGATGGCGGCAGGTCTTCCTCAGACTACTCCTCGCGCCCTCGTACTGAGCCCGAGAGAATCGCCTTGCCATCAATTCGTCAG GCCATCCCAGAACTCCACCTTCGCCTGCAACCCCAGGAGGCATCAACCACCAGAACTACCTCTTCCAACACCTCGCCAACAGTCGGATATGCCGGTGTCATGACGCCTCCCGAGTACGTTCACTCGCCAAACTCGAACAAGAGGAGGAGACTCTCAATCGACGAGGAGCAGGAGAGCGAGAGAGTCAGCCGTGTCCCCAGACTTTATGAGTCTCCTGCTCGCATTCCTCAGCGCCAGATTTCCCCGCCAGTTCCTTCCCGCGCTGCCACTGAGAGCTGGACTGGATCCGCAAGGACGAGCCCTTACATGTCTTCATCTGGCATGCCTTCCATGAGATCCCCCGCCATGGAAGTCAACGAGCGTCTCGAGTCTCGCCCAACACTTCCCAGCCTCCCGCCCATGAACTTCGAGAGGGAATCGATCCCCATGCAACGTGTCCGCGGCCACTCCCAAGACGAGTTCCAGCCCATCCGCCCTTCCATGACCATGTCTTCAGGACCCATGATGGAGGCTACTCCTTCATACCGCCCCAGCGGATACGCCTATGGATACCACCACCCCAGCCGAGTCCAGTCTCTTTCCCTCGGCTCCATTCACCCCTTCGACCGCACACCATTCTCAGCCGCCGGCTACGGTCACTACCCTGAGTTCATGCGCATCGGAGAGCTTGGAGCCATGGGAATGCACGGTGACAGCAAGCAACGCAAGCGCCGTGGCAACCTGCCAAAGGAGACGACTGACAAGCTGCGTGCTTGGTTCGTCGCTCACCTGCACCATCCCTACCCCACGGAGGACGAGAAGCAGGAGCTCATGCGTCAGACCGGTCTGCAGATGA ACCAGATCTCCAACTGGTTCATCAACGCGCGGCGCCGTCAGCTTCCCACCATGATCAGCAACGCCCGTGCAGAGTCCGACGCCATGTCCAGCCGCAGCGGCGAGAGCAAGATCCTCCCGTCGACAGAGCGCAGCGAGTACGACGACGGCAAGCGCAACAGCGTCCCCCTCAGCGATGGCGAGGCCTTTGATGAGGACATGGACCTGAAGCAACGGCGCTCTGCACACATCAAGAGGGGAAGCATTTAG